The Methylobacterium sp. PvR107 genome contains a region encoding:
- a CDS encoding cryptochrome/photolyase family protein, protein MPARASLPRKARSTLRFVLGDQLSRRVSSLVDVDPEHDVVLLVEVRDEATYVRHHKQKIAFLFAAMRHFAAELEAEGITIDYVRLTEAGNTGSFTGELERAVARHRPQRVVVTEPGEWRVWEMMQDWRETLPVPLEIRSDNRFLCPREDFARWAEGRQHLRMETFYRGMRRRTGLLMDGAEPAGGRWNFDPDNRKRLPKTHRPPDRIGFQPDALTREVIALVEQEFGDHFGDLTAFSWPVTRADALAALKHFVVGCLPTFGDYQDAMKTGAPFLYHALLSPALNTGLLTAEEVCWAAERAYREGAAPLNCVEGFIRQVLGWREYVRGVYWARMPGYRETNALQARRALPWFYWSGETKLNCIAQVVSDTRAHAYAHHIQRLMVTGNFALIAGLDPVQVEAWYLIVFADAYEWVELPNVHGMVLWADGGVMGSKPYAASGAYIDRMSDYCAACAYDVKVKSGPDACPFNYLYWNFLIENEDRLAGNQRMAMPYRTLRGLGDKRRDEIRRDAAFFLEALSSEPGPLHQGDHTASAR, encoded by the coding sequence ATGCCGGCAAGAGCGTCCCTGCCGCGCAAGGCCCGGTCGACGCTGCGCTTCGTCCTCGGCGACCAGCTCTCTCGGCGCGTCTCCAGTCTCGTGGACGTCGATCCCGAGCACGATGTCGTCCTGCTAGTCGAGGTGCGCGACGAGGCGACCTATGTCCGCCACCACAAGCAGAAGATCGCCTTCCTGTTCGCCGCCATGCGCCACTTCGCGGCCGAACTGGAGGCGGAGGGGATCACGATCGATTACGTGCGGCTGACCGAGGCCGGCAATACCGGCAGCTTCACCGGCGAGCTGGAGCGCGCGGTCGCGCGGCACCGGCCGCAACGGGTCGTGGTCACCGAGCCCGGCGAGTGGCGCGTCTGGGAGATGATGCAGGACTGGCGAGAAACCCTGCCGGTTCCGCTCGAGATCCGGTCCGATAACCGCTTCCTGTGCCCGCGGGAGGATTTCGCCCGCTGGGCCGAGGGCCGGCAACACCTGCGCATGGAGACCTTCTATCGCGGCATGCGCCGCCGGACCGGCCTGCTCATGGATGGTGCCGAACCCGCAGGCGGCCGCTGGAACTTCGATCCCGACAACCGGAAGCGTCTGCCGAAGACGCATCGTCCGCCGGACCGGATCGGCTTTCAGCCGGACGCGCTGACGCGTGAAGTCATCGCCCTCGTGGAGCAGGAGTTCGGCGACCATTTCGGCGACCTGACGGCCTTCTCGTGGCCGGTGACGCGGGCCGACGCGCTGGCGGCGCTCAAGCATTTTGTCGTCGGCTGCCTGCCGACCTTCGGCGACTATCAGGACGCGATGAAGACCGGCGCGCCCTTCCTCTATCACGCGCTGCTGTCGCCAGCCCTGAATACCGGTCTGCTCACTGCCGAGGAGGTCTGCTGGGCTGCGGAGCGGGCCTACCGCGAGGGAGCCGCACCGCTGAACTGCGTCGAGGGGTTCATTCGGCAGGTCCTCGGCTGGCGGGAATATGTACGGGGCGTCTACTGGGCGCGGATGCCCGGTTACCGCGAGACCAACGCGCTTCAAGCCAGACGCGCCCTGCCGTGGTTCTACTGGTCGGGCGAAACCAAGCTCAACTGCATCGCGCAGGTCGTCTCGGACACCCGCGCACACGCCTACGCCCACCATATCCAGCGCCTTATGGTCACCGGCAACTTCGCCCTGATCGCCGGGCTCGACCCGGTCCAGGTCGAGGCGTGGTACCTGATCGTCTTCGCCGACGCCTATGAATGGGTCGAGCTGCCCAACGTGCACGGGATGGTTCTCTGGGCCGACGGGGGCGTGATGGGCTCGAAGCCCTACGCTGCTTCGGGCGCCTATATCGATCGGATGTCGGACTATTGTGCGGCCTGCGCGTACGACGTGAAGGTAAAGTCCGGGCCGGACGCCTGCCCGTTCAACTATCTGTACTGGAACTTCCTGATCGAAAACGAGGACCGCCTGGCCGGCAACCAGCGGATGGCCATGCCGTATCGGACCCTTCGCGGTCTGGGCGACAAGCGCCGGGACGAGATTCGGCGCGACGCGGCGTTCTTCCTGGAGGCATTGAGCAGCGAGCCCGGCCCGCTTCACCAGGGCGACCACACGGCGAGTGCCAGATAG
- a CDS encoding PilZ domain-containing protein, giving the protein MEQRATERKPTALLAFVQHPDGSRSPCQVKNISDDGAMLEFLGAQAVVLAPTFDLVLTGAEMRYAVALVWRKERSAGVRFSLETA; this is encoded by the coding sequence GTGGAGCAGCGCGCGACCGAGCGGAAGCCAACCGCCCTGCTGGCCTTCGTTCAGCATCCCGACGGGTCAAGATCCCCTTGCCAAGTCAAGAATATCTCGGACGACGGCGCAATGCTGGAGTTCCTGGGCGCGCAAGCCGTCGTGCTGGCGCCCACCTTCGATCTCGTGCTGACCGGCGCCGAGATGCGCTATGCGGTTGCGTTGGTCTGGCGCAAGGAACGGAGCGCCGGCGTCCGATTCTCTCTCGAAACGGCCTGA
- a CDS encoding SDR family NAD(P)-dependent oxidoreductase, protein MSRVMIYGGTGGIGLATARALRARGYALHLAARDPARLSSAADELGETTFSAGDVADPAFFAAATEAAGASLAGLVYAVGTINLRPLGRLTREDAEHDFRINALGAFSAVQAAAAALKAGAGESGSGVVLFSTVAAAQGFAAHASVAMAKGAVEGLALSLAAELAPQIRVNVLAPSLTRTPLAAAITGNETLTQGIAAMHALQRLGRPEDVGALAAFLVSDEAGWITGQVIGVDGGRSTLRTKG, encoded by the coding sequence GTGTCTCGAGTGATGATCTACGGCGGGACGGGCGGAATCGGCCTCGCAACGGCGCGGGCTCTGCGGGCGCGGGGGTACGCCCTGCATCTGGCCGCCCGGGACCCCGCCCGCCTGTCGAGCGCCGCCGATGAACTCGGCGAGACGACGTTCAGCGCCGGCGATGTCGCCGATCCCGCCTTCTTCGCCGCGGCGACGGAGGCCGCGGGCGCGAGTTTGGCGGGCCTCGTCTACGCGGTCGGCACCATCAACCTGCGTCCCCTGGGTCGCCTGACCCGTGAGGATGCCGAGCACGATTTTCGGATCAACGCCTTGGGCGCCTTCTCGGCCGTTCAGGCTGCCGCTGCTGCGCTTAAGGCCGGCGCCGGTGAAAGCGGTTCGGGCGTCGTCCTGTTCTCGACGGTCGCCGCCGCGCAGGGCTTCGCGGCTCATGCTTCGGTCGCGATGGCCAAGGGGGCCGTCGAGGGGCTGGCGCTCTCCCTTGCCGCCGAGCTTGCGCCCCAGATCCGCGTCAACGTGCTCGCGCCGTCATTGACCCGCACGCCGCTTGCTGCGGCGATCACCGGAAACGAGACCCTGACCCAGGGAATCGCCGCGATGCACGCGCTCCAGCGCCTCGGACGACCGGAGGATGTCGGTGCGCTGGCCGCCTTTCTGGTCTCCGACGAAGCCGGCTGGATCACCGGTCAGGTGATCGGCGTCGACGGCGGTCGCTCGACCCTGCGAACCAAGGGCTGA
- a CDS encoding formyltransferase family protein: MKFAFAGIDFLGGVFEGLLDAGWTPVKLFTRPCDGIYDHNEVVVARARSLRLPIQLSRIRESDIAGLQAEHGKDCALVVAGYPWLVRGWHGRLAYGLNFHPSPLPTGRGPYPLFRAVLDQYETWGVTAHVLADGFDTGDILAQEIFALSRQENHETLLAKCQMAARRLAAGPLGRDLPNRWRRAEPQGDGSYWPRATDADRTLDFRQEVDAVLRRVRAFGTVETIARLGDARVFVAEAHGWRERHGHTPGAVVHRHRRHVVVAALDGFVQITRWSPVALAEAGQMGR; this comes from the coding sequence ATGAAGTTCGCGTTTGCCGGCATCGACTTCCTGGGCGGTGTCTTCGAGGGGCTCCTGGATGCCGGCTGGACGCCGGTGAAGCTGTTCACCCGGCCCTGCGACGGGATCTACGACCACAACGAGGTGGTCGTCGCCCGCGCCCGATCGCTGCGGCTGCCGATCCAGCTCTCGCGCATCCGCGAAAGCGACATCGCAGGGCTGCAGGCCGAGCACGGCAAGGATTGCGCGCTCGTCGTCGCCGGCTATCCCTGGCTGGTGAGGGGCTGGCACGGCCGCCTCGCCTACGGCCTCAACTTCCATCCCTCGCCCTTGCCGACCGGACGTGGTCCCTACCCGCTCTTCCGGGCCGTGCTCGACCAATACGAGACCTGGGGCGTCACGGCGCACGTGCTCGCCGACGGTTTCGACACGGGCGATATCCTGGCTCAGGAGATCTTTGCATTGAGCCGGCAGGAGAACCACGAGACCTTGCTGGCAAAGTGCCAGATGGCGGCACGGCGCCTCGCCGCGGGGCCCCTCGGTCGCGACCTTCCCAATCGCTGGCGCCGGGCCGAGCCGCAGGGTGATGGTTCCTACTGGCCGCGCGCCACGGATGCGGACCGGACGCTCGACTTCCGCCAGGAGGTGGATGCCGTTCTCCGGCGCGTGCGCGCCTTCGGAACCGTCGAGACCATCGCGCGTCTCGGCGATGCACGGGTGTTCGTCGCAGAGGCCCATGGCTGGCGCGAGCGTCACGGACACACGCCCGGCGCGGTCGTCCACCGCCATCGCCGGCACGTGGTGGTGGCGGCACTCGACGGCTTCGTGCAGATCACCCGCTGGTCGCCGGTCGCGCTCGCCGAGGCTGGCCAGATGGGTCGCTGA